CTGGGCAATGAAGAAGCCCACCTCCTCGGGCAGATCGATGCCGTCCAGCTCGGCCTTGCGCAGCAGGATGGCCATGCGCGTCTCCAGCTCGTGCGGTTCGATGGCGACGGTCAGGCCCCAGCCGAAGCGGGACTGCAGGCGCTCCTCCAGGCCGTCGATCTCCTTCGGGTAGCGGTCGCAGGTGATGACGATCTGGCGCTGGCCCTCGAACAGGGCGTTGAAGGTATGGAAAAATTCCTCCTGGGTGCGGTCCTTGCCGGCGAAGAACTGGATGTCGTCGATGAGCAGGGCGTCCAGGTTGCGGTAGCGCTTCTTGAAGTCGTTGATGCTGTTGTGCTGGAGGGCGCGCACCATGTCGCTGACGAAGCGCTCGGAATGCAGGTAGAGGATCTGCGCGTTGGGGTTGTTGGCCAGCATCTGGTTGCCCACCGCGTGCATCAGGTGGGTCTTGCCCAGGCCGACGCCGCCGTAGATGTAGAGCGGATTGTAGGACAGCGCCGGATTGGCGCCGACCTGCTTGGCGGCGGCGATGGCGAGCTGGTTGGACTTGCCTTCCACGTAGGTGTCGAAGGTGAAGGCCGGATTCAGGTTGGGCTGGAAGCCGCCGGCGGCCGGCGCGGCCTTGGGGCTGTCCTCGGCGGCGGGTGCGGGAGTGGCGGCGCTGCGTCGTGCCGCGGCGGGCGCGCGCGGGGCCGGCGCGGCCTTGATGACCGGACCGCCGTTGACGCCCTCGTCGATGATCAACTCCACGCCGACGCTGCCCTGGCTGAGGCCGTCGACGATGGCGCGGATGCGCTCCAGGAAGCGGTCGCGCACCCAGTTGCGCACGAAGGCATTGGGGGCGACCAGCAGAAGCCGTCCGGGCTCCGCCTGGCCCTGCAGCGGCCGGATCCAGGTGTTGTACTGCTGGACGGACAGTTCCGTCTGCAGCTGATTCAGACACTGAACCCAAAGATCAGTATCGGACAGGATGGTAGACATCGTTTCTCGGTCGTTCGAGCGCTGGAAGCGGATCACTAAGTCTATCCCAGGCGGGCCCCGCTCGCCAGTCTCGTCCCGGCCCGCGCGGGTTGACTTTATGTCGGTGGCTGCGTAACTTATCCGCCCTTTCGGAGCAATCGTCCGCTTTCCGAAGGCCCACTGGATCAACTAGGATAATTCGACATGAAACGCACTTTTCAGCCCAGCGTCCTGCACCGCAAGCGTACCCACGGTTTCCGCGCCCGCATGGCGACCCGCGCCGGTCGTCTGGTGCTCAAGCGTCGCCGCGCCAAGGGCCGCGCCCGGCTGGCCGTCTAAGGTTCGCGCAGTGGTGTCGCTGCCCGTGCATGCGGGTCGCAGCGCTTGACGGCCTGCACGGCGGCGCTGCGCCCGCCCGGTGCGGCAGGCGGCGACATGGCAGACGCTCCGGCCCAGGCTCGCGCGGGACAGGGATTCCCGAAATCCCGGCGCCTGCTCAAGAGCGCCGACTTCCAGCGGGTCTTCGCCCAGGGGCGCAAAACCTACAGTCCCGAATTCGTCATCTACGTCCTGCCCAACGCCGAGGCTGGGCCGCGCCTGGGCATGGCCGTCAGCCGCAAGGTCGGCAAGGCGGTGCTGCGCGGCCGCATCAAGCGCCTGCTGCGCGAGGCCTTCCGCCTGGAGCAGGCGCGCTGGCCGGCGGTGGACGTGGTGGTGGTGGCGCGGGCCGGGGCGCGGGCGTTGACCCTCGACTTGGCCCGGCAGCGCCTGGAAGAGGCCCTGCTGCCGCAGCCCCCGAAGCCACGTTGAGCCGGCCGACCGCCACGGCCCGCGGGAAAGTTTCTAAAAAAACGCAAAGCGTGGCAGAATTCCCGCTGGTCGCTTGAGCAGGCTCCGTGTATGCGGCATCTTTTGATTCTCCTGATCCGTTTTTACCAGATCGTGGTGAGCCCGTACCTGGCGCCCCGCTGCCGCTTCCATCCGACCTGTTCCCACTATGCCCTGACGGCCTTGCAGCGTCATGGCGCACTCAAGGGCGGCTGGCTGGCGCTGCGGCGCATCGGCCGTTGCCATCCCTGGCATCCGGGTGGCGTTGATCCCGTACCTTAATTTCATGTTCGCTCGATAGGCTATCCATGGATCCGCAAAAAACCCTGCTTGCCGTCGCCCTGTCCATCATCGTCCTGCTGCTGTTCCAGTCCTGGAACGCACAGCGGCAGCCGGCACCCGTGGCGCAGACCAGCGCACCCGCCGCGAGCGCGCCGGCGAGCCCGGTGCCGGCACCGGCAGCGCCGCAGGTCGGGTTGCCGCCCGCGGGCACGGCACCGCAGCTGACGGCCTCGGGCGGCCGCATCCAGGTGGAAACGGATCTGTACCGCATCGAGATCGACAAGCTTGGCGGCGACATCCGCCGGCTGGCCCTGAAAGCCTATCCCGAGCGGGTGGGCTCCGAGCAGCCGGTGCAGCTCCTGGCGGCCAAATCCAACCGGCTGTGGCTGCAGCAAAGCGGCCTGCTGAGCCCGGGCGCCGCGGCCGCGCCGGTCATGTTCAGCAGTGACGCCGCCAGCTACCGCCTGCAGCCCGGCCAGAACGCCGTCGAAGTGCGCCTGCGCGGCCGCGCAGGCGATCTGCAGGTGGACAAGGTGCTGACCTTCCGGCGCGGCAGCTATCTCATCGATCAGCGCTACGAGCTGGTCAACCAGGGCAGCCAGCCCTGGCAGGGGCAGGTCTACAACCAGTTCATGCGCGACGGCAGCACCCAGGGTTCCATGTTCCTGCCCGTCTTCACCGGCGCCGTGCTCTACCGCGACGGCGACTTCATCAAGGAAAAGTTCGAAGCGCTGAACGAAAAGCCCGCCCAGATGCAGATCCGCAACGGCTGGGCCGGCCTCATGGACCACTATTTCCTGTCCGCGGTGCTGCCGCCCCAGAACCAGCCGAGCCAGATCTACGCGCGCGCCACCGGCGACGGCTACTACGTCAGCGGCGCGATGCAGCCCCTGCCGCTGCTCGGCCCGGGCCAGCAGGTGAGCGTGGCCCAGCAGCTCTTCATCGGGCCCAAGGAGCAGGACGTCCTCGGCGCCCTGGATCGCGGCCTCAACCGCTCGGTGGACTACGGCTGGCTGACGGTGATCGG
Above is a window of Thermithiobacillus tepidarius DSM 3134 DNA encoding:
- the yidD gene encoding membrane protein insertion efficiency factor YidD, translating into MRHLLILLIRFYQIVVSPYLAPRCRFHPTCSHYALTALQRHGALKGGWLALRRIGRCHPWHPGGVDPVP
- the yidC gene encoding membrane protein insertase YidC, which encodes MDPQKTLLAVALSIIVLLLFQSWNAQRQPAPVAQTSAPAASAPASPVPAPAAPQVGLPPAGTAPQLTASGGRIQVETDLYRIEIDKLGGDIRRLALKAYPERVGSEQPVQLLAAKSNRLWLQQSGLLSPGAAAAPVMFSSDAASYRLQPGQNAVEVRLRGRAGDLQVDKVLTFRRGSYLIDQRYELVNQGSQPWQGQVYNQFMRDGSTQGSMFLPVFTGAVLYRDGDFIKEKFEALNEKPAQMQIRNGWAGLMDHYFLSAVLPPQNQPSQIYARATGDGYYVSGAMQPLPLLGPGQQVSVAQQLFIGPKEQDVLGALDRGLNRSVDYGWLTVIGQPLFQLLSWFHKIFGNWGIAIILLTVVVKLLFFPLSGASYKSMANMRKLQPKMTKLRERYKDDRQKLGEAMMELYKTEKINPLAGCLPIVVQIPVFIALYWVLLESVELRQAPFMLWIQDLSAKDPFFVLPILMGISMILQQRLNPAPMDPIQQKVMYLLPVIFTVFFAFFPAGLVLYWLVNNLISIGQQWYITHKVVEQAA
- the rnpA gene encoding ribonuclease P protein component, whose translation is MADAPAQARAGQGFPKSRRLLKSADFQRVFAQGRKTYSPEFVIYVLPNAEAGPRLGMAVSRKVGKAVLRGRIKRLLREAFRLEQARWPAVDVVVVARAGARALTLDLARQRLEEALLPQPPKPR
- the dnaA gene encoding chromosomal replication initiator protein DnaA, with the translated sequence MSTILSDTDLWVQCLNQLQTELSVQQYNTWIRPLQGQAEPGRLLLVAPNAFVRNWVRDRFLERIRAIVDGLSQGSVGVELIIDEGVNGGPVIKAAPAPRAPAAARRSAATPAPAAEDSPKAAPAAGGFQPNLNPAFTFDTYVEGKSNQLAIAAAKQVGANPALSYNPLYIYGGVGLGKTHLMHAVGNQMLANNPNAQILYLHSERFVSDMVRALQHNSINDFKKRYRNLDALLIDDIQFFAGKDRTQEEFFHTFNALFEGQRQIVITCDRYPKEIDGLEERLQSRFGWGLTVAIEPHELETRMAILLRKAELDGIDLPEEVGFFIAQKIRSNVRELEGALRRVLAHARFTNRPIDLNLAKDALRDLIDIQNRLISIDNIQKTVAEYFKIRASDMQSKRRNRQVARPRQIAMALAKELTNHSLPEIGEAFGGRDHTTVLHACRQVGSLRKQDPRINEDYQNLLRTLSS
- the rpmH gene encoding 50S ribosomal protein L34; translated protein: MKRTFQPSVLHRKRTHGFRARMATRAGRLVLKRRRAKGRARLAV